The window GTGACCCCCGATGATGACCTCGATGGAGATGGTTTCAACAACATGGACGACTGTGACGATGAAAACCCATACATCAATCCAAGCGTAGCGGAGATTCCCTACAACGGCATTGACGATGATTGCGACCCGGCCACTTTGGATGATGACCTCGACGGGGACGGTTTCGACAATGCGCAGGACTGTGATGACAACAATGCCAACGTTAATCCCGACGCTGAAGAGATTCCTTACAACGGTCTTGACGATGATTGCGACCCCGCCACTTTGGATGACGATTTTGACGGGGACGGGTTCAACATTGCCGAGGACTGTAATGATAACAATGCTAATGTCAATCCAGGACTCAATGAGATTCCTTATAACGGAATCGATGACGATTGCAATCCTGCCACTCCAGATGATGACCTCGATGGGGATGGTTTCAACAACATGGATGACTGTGACGACAACAATGCAAGCGTTCATCCCAATGCGGAAGAGATTCCCTACAACGGAATCGACGATGATTGTAACCCTGCGACACCTGATGATGACCTCGATGGGGATGGTTTCAATAACGTAGAGGATTGTGATGACAACATTGCCAACGTTAATCCCAACGCTGAAGAGGTTCCTTACAACGGCCTTGACGATGATTGCGACCCCGCCACTTTGGATGATGACCTTGATGGGGACGGGTTCAACAACGTGGACGACTGTGACGATGAAAATGCTGATGTCAACCCCAACTCAGACGAGATACCTTACAACGGAATCGACGACGACTGTAATCCCGCCACCCCAGATGATGACCTTGATGGGGATGGTTTCAATAATGTGGACGACTGTGACGATGAAAACCCAGACATCAATCCAAGCGTAGCGGAGATTCCCTACAACGGCATCGATGATGATTGTAACCCCGCGACACCTGATGATGACCTCGATGGGGATGGTTTCAACAACGTAGAGGATTGTGATGACAACAACGCCAATATCAATCCAAATGCAGAAGAAATCTTCGACAATGATGTGGACGAAAATTGTGATGGCTTGATTGAGGTTACCCCAACAAAACCTGAAACATCTGTATCAGCAGGAAACGCTAAAGACTACCTATACATTTACCCCAACCCTGCAAATGATTTCATTTATATTGAAAAGTGGGACAAATATCAATTCTTGGTCGAAATTTATGATGTCAACAAAAGACTTGTATTGCGTAAGTTTAACACGAATCAACTAAATATCCAGTCACTTGCCAATGGCATCTACTTCCTCATCTATTATGATGAAATGGGCGAAAGAATTGTCAAAAAATTGATCGTGGATAGAAAATAATGGATTGCTTTACCGTTTTTAGTCAAATTTCAACACCTCGCCAATAGGTTGCCCGGTTGTACCATTTGGGAAAGCGATTCCCAATAAAGTGGCAATGGTAGGGGCTATATCGGAAATCTCCGTGCGGTTTACCGTACTTCCCTGTTGAATGCCTTTCCCATATAATAAAAGGGGGACATGGGTATCATAAATCTGTGGAGAACCATGGGTGGAACCTGTTCGGCTGTAAGAGATAAAGCCTACATTGGGCACCAAGAGAACATCCCCGGAACGTTTTTGGTTATACCCATTTTGCAAAATGTATGGAATCCCCTTGGTATACTCATTCTCCCACATTTGATGCCCTGTATATACCTGGGCAATTCCCTCATAAGAAAGTAGTTCTTTGGCGATGGCCTCTTGGGCATCATCCAGATCGATATCCAAATTGGCCAGAATGGTATGGTCCAAAAACAATTGATAATTGGATAGATCTCTCACCACATCGGTGGTCCCATAAGTGTATTGAAGAAATGTATTGAACTTTTCGCGCATGCCACCCATATCCAAATATCCGGCGGGAATCTTTGCATCCATCAAAAAAGAGGGTACGTGAATCGCCGCGTGATCGGCGGTCAGAAAAACGGTGTATTCACCTTTGCCCACTTTTTCGTCCAAAGTGGATAAAATTCTTTCCAAATCTTGGTCTAGTCTAATGTAGGTATCCTCGATTTCTTTGGAATTCACTCCAAAAAAGTGACCTACGTAATCCGTGCTTGAAAAACTGATGGCCAAGAAATCGGTTATGGTATCCGCTCCCAAATCCTCTCCTTCCAAAGCGGCCAAGGCAAAATCGGCCGTGATGCTATTTCCATAGGGGCTTCTCCTGATCAAATCGAACTGACCGTTTTGGTCCCAAATGGCTGGTAAATCATGTGGAAAGGCATTACTGGTTTCACCCTTCTGCAATCCTTCATAATTGTTGGCATCCAGTCCACTTTCAACATAAGTTTCAATCGGTTTTAGGGTAGTCCAAGGCTTTTTGTATGCCTCAACCTTATCGGAAGCGTTAAAATCGGCTACCCATTGTGGCAATTCATCCATATAATAGGAACTGGTGATCCAATTTCCGGTTTCACCTCCTTCAAACCAATAGGCCGCATTGGCGGTATGTCCTGCAGGAAGTATGGCCCCTCTATCCTTCAAGGCAACACCTATCACCTTCCCACGCATTTGGGTATGTAACCGCAATTGATCGGTAATGGTGGTAGTCAACATTCGGTGCGGCGACATTTTTCCCAAATCCGAAGTAGTACCCACAGATTCATAGGCATCATCGCCTGCACAGTAGACGTCTTTTCCCAATTCCTTGTCGAACCAATCATTACCGATAATACCGTGTACCGCAGGGGTCGTTCCCGTGTAAACAGAGGTATGTCCTGGCCCCGTGCTGGTAGGCGCATAGTTAAAATGGTTGTTTTTACAATTGAAACCTTCGTTTACCAATCGTTTAAAACCGCCCTCCCCATATTGATTCCAAAAACGGGTAAGATAATCGTAGCGCATTTGGTCCACCACAATACCGACCACCAATTTAGGCTGGTGTGCAATTGGAGCAGGTAGCGGTTCAGGGGCAGCATTTTTTCTTCGTTGGCCATAGGTTAGACTGATCATGCTCAAAGCCAAAACAGAAAGGATAAGGTTGGTCGTTCTCATAAAAGGATTTATTCAAATAAGGACAAAACTATTGATTTCTGCCGTTTAAAAATTTAAATGAAGGTTAAATGCTCCACAATATTCTTATTTTTATCACCTCAAGTCCATTAAACGCATGAAATACCTAGCAGCGATTGGAAAATACTTCATCATGGTTTGGGAAGTATTTAAAAAACCTACCAAGTGGGGCATCATGAAGACCTTGATCCTCAAGGAAATTGATGAGTTGATTTTTGGGGCCATGGGCATCATCATCTTCATCTCCTTTTTTATTGGAGGTGTTGTTACCATACAGACCGCACTCAACCTGAACAATCCCCTACTTCCAAAAAGTTTGATAGGATTTGCGACCAGGCAATCGGTTATTCTGGAATTTGCCCCGACCTTTACCTCCATCATCATGGCCGGTAAAGTGGGCTCCTACATCACCTCTAGTATTGGAACCATGCGGGTTACCGAACAGATTGACGCCCTAGAGGTTATGGGCATCAACTCACTGAACTACCTTGTTTTTCCAAAGATTATCGCCACGATGATGTACCCCTTCGCGGTTGCTATTTCCATGTTTGTGGGTATTTTGGGCGGATGGGTCGCCGCAGTATTTGGTGGTTTTGCGCCAAGTGGGGATTTTATACAAGGACTACAAATGGATTTTGATTCGTACCACGTGACCTATGCATTCATCAAATCGGTCGTGTTTGCCTTTGTGATCGCAACGGTACCCTCATACCACGGATTTTACATGACAGGTGGTGCACTTGAGGTTGGAAAAGCCAGTACCACCTCCTTCGTATGGACCAGTGTGGTGATCATTATAGCGAATTATGTACTAACGCAATTGTTGCTGGGCTAATGATACAGGTAGAAAACATACACAAATCCTTCGGGGACAACCACGTATTAAAAGGTATTTCCACAGAGTTCGAAAAAGGGAAGACCAACTTGATCATTGGACAGAGTGGATCGGGTAAAACTGTTTTTATCAAATGTCTGCTTGGCCTTTTTGAGCCCGATGAAGGCAATATTTACTACAACGGCAATTGCTATTCCGAACTTTCCATAAAGGAACGAAGAAATTTGAGGCAAGAAATGGGCATGGTTTTCCAAGGCAGTGCCCTTTTTGATTCCATGACGGTGGAGGGCAACGTGATGTTCCCTTTGGATATGTTCACCAATCAATCACAGTCCGAAAAACAAGATCGTGTGGATTTTGTGCTCAAACGGGTCAATTTGGTTGATGCCCATAAACGATATCCTGCGGAAATTTCCGGAGGAATGCAAAAAAGGGTGGCCATAGCCCGTGCCATTGTAATGAACCCCAAATATCTGTTCTGCGATGAGCCCAATTCTGGACTTGACCCCAAAACTGCCATGCTGATTGATAACCTTATCCAAGAAATCACCCAAGAATACGACATCACTACCGTGATCAATACCCACGATATGAACTCTGTGATGGAGATCGGGGAAAAGATTATTTTCCTAAAAAATGGCCTTAAGGAATGGGAAGGCACGAACAAGGAAATTTTCAAGACGGATAATGAGGCCGTGACCAACTTCGTTTACTCTTCCGAGCTGTTTAAAAAGGTACGGCAGATGTACATTGAAGAGCGTAACTAGTTTGAAGGTATCAAAACAAATCAGTTGGCCTCTTTGATGACCAAGGTGCTATCCTGCAAACGAAGTTTTAGCCAAGCTAACATCTTTTTAGTGTCGGCCTGCTTTTCGGAAGCACTAACGCCGTTCTTCCAATCCACTTCAAAAACCGGAATGGTATCCACCTTTTTGAAATCGGTACGTAGTTGGTAGGAAAATCCCAAGGACTCAATATTTTGATAGTTGGCCTTGGCCTCCGCGCTAATATTCTGAAATGGAATCTGTTTGCCCGTGTTCTTGGTCAAGCTGGCCAATTCTTCCTCCAATAACCTGATCTGTTCATCCTTGTTCAAGAGTTCGGCCTTGTTCTTTTCGTACAGTTCGCTCACATAATTGAACTTCTCCTCAGAATCGTCCTTCCCCCCTTGAATAATGTGCAACTCCGCATCTTTGAGCCTATTGTACTGGTTTTTTTGTGTGCGCCAAGTATTGACGACATTCTCTGGAACGGCCTCATCCCCCATAAATACCACTTCGATCAACGAAGTTCCATCATCCACATATTCCAATTTGGTCAGATTGTCCACATATCTTCCAGCACCCTCAAATTGATAGATTTCCACGGTTTCCTGCAAAAAACTTTGGGCCTGTTTCATAAAAAGGGATTCTTGGAACACATTATAGAAAGTGAACCCAGCGGGAATCATCACCAAAATACCGGTAATGGAGGCCAAACGTGCGATGAGTCTTCTTCGCTGCGAATTGGCATAGCGCACCATGGGAAATCGCAAAAACTTGATGACCAAAAAAGTGGCCAAACCTATAAATATGGTGTTGATGATAAACAGGTACATCGCCCCTGCAGCATACCATGGCTTCCCAATGGCCAGTCCAAAACCGACCGTACAGAGCGGTGGCATCAGGGCCGTAGCGATGGCCACACCGAAAATAACACTGGCGATGGTCCCTTTTTTGGCACGTGCAATCACCAGGGCAAGTCCACCGAAAAATGCGATGAGCACATCCCGGATATCTGGCTTGGTACGGGCGAGCAACTCCGAAGATTCATCCCTTAAAGGAAAAAGGTAGAAAAACAAAAATGCGGTAATGACACTCAAGGTGACCATGACCGTGAAGTTTTTAAGCGATCGTCGCAACGTATCGATGTCATTGATGGCCAACGACATGCCCATCCCCAAAATGGGACCCATCAAAGGGGAGATAAGCATTGCTCCAATTACCACTGCGGTAGAGTTGGCATTCAACCCGATGGATGCAATAAATATCGAACACACCAAAATCCAAGAGGTATGCCCTTTAAAAGGGATATCCGCTATAATGGATTCCTTGGTGGCTGCCGCATCCGTATTGGAGCGAATTTCCAATAAATCGGAGAGGAACTTGCGTACACTCCCCAACAGTCCCTTAAAATCCTTTTTCACCTCATCCCCGCTATCCTGACCAGGAGAGGTGTCCACTTGTTTTTGATCTTCACTCATGTATTATGCAAACTGGTCCCCAAACGAATCCTTTACTTGGTTCAAAACCTTTTTTATATCCTGTTGTTTATCCTTTGGATAAATCAAAAGTACATCTTCTTTATCCACAATGATATAATCTTCCAGACCATCCACCACGACCACTTTATCCTTAGGCGTACGAATCATATTCCCCTTGGCATTTTCCAACAGCGTTTTGGCATTCACGACTGCATTCTCATTTGGATCCTTATCCAATTTATCATACAATGCGCCCCAAGTCCCCAGATCGTTCCAATCGAAGGTGGCGGGCAAAGTGTAAATAGATTTGGATTGTTCCAAGATAGCGTAATCAATGGAGATGTTTTCTGCCTTGGCATAGTTTTCTTGAATAAAGGTCGTCTCCTTTGCTGTGTTGTAGGCAGAAATGCCTTTTTCAAACAATGCATATTGATCGCGCTGATATTTCTTGAAAGCATTCACGATGGTTTCCACGCTCCACATAAAAATTCCGGCATTCCACAAAAAGTTTCCTTGCGCCAAGAATTCCTTTGCAGTTTCATAATCTGGTTTTTCACGGAACTGAGACACCTTTTTCAGGTTGTCGTCACTTCCTTTTTCAAATTCGATGTAGCCAAAGCCGGTATTGGGGAAGGTTGGCTGTATGCCCAAGGTGCATAGCGCTTTTTCCTGTTGGCATTTATCAAAGCAGGCAATCACGTCATTTTCAAAAGCCGCCTCATCCTCAATCCAATGGTCACTGGGCGCCACGATGATAACGGCATTAGGATTCATTTTCTGAATCTTGAGTGAAGCATACAAGATACAGGGTGCGGTATTGCGCATGGCAGGTTCCAACACCACTTGATCCTGTTTCACCATAGGCAATTGCTCCAATACCAAATCGTTGTAGCGTTCATTGGTGAGGATTAAAATGTTTTCTGTTGGAATAAATCGGTTCAAACGATCAAAGGTCTTTTGGATCAAGGTTTTTCCCGTTCCCAACATATCGTGAAACTGCTTAGGGTTGGCGGATGTACTCACGGGCCAAAACCGGGAACCCACTCCCCCGGCCATCAATATGGCATAATAATTCTTGTTCATTTGTATATGTTCTTCCATTCCTGCGCAGGCAGGAATCCATTTTGATTTTTCATTACGGATGGTTTATTCAACCAACTCCACTTCGGCATTAGGCTGAAACAAATATACTCTGCCAGTGGACAATTCCACGCATTCGTATCGCTTTACTTTCTTGTTTCCTTTTTTGAACAACCTGCCATTATACAACCTAAAAACACTTCCTGCGGGCAACTCGTACACATACTGATGTTCCCGCTCTTCCTCGTCAAACGCTTTTAACGCGATGGACAACCTCGCATCCGTGCTACTGCTCGCCTTTGGGTTTTTAAAATGGTTCGCTATGATGGGCAACAATTGTGACGGAAATACCTCCGGCCGTATGAAAGGCACCATTAAATGCTGAAAGGTACGCTTCCACTCCATTCCGTGCGGTTTTATTCGACGACCATAGCTTTCGAAGGCCACCAAATGCGCGATTTCGTGGACGAGCGTAATCAAGAATCGATATTTGTTGAGCGAAGCGTTGACGGTAATCAGGTGCAGTCCGTTGGGCAATCTGCGGTAATCCCCATGTCGTGTAACGCGATGATTCACAATTTTCAAATGCACCCCATGGGTTTTGATCAATTCAAAACAAGGAGCCACCGCAAGCTCTGGAAGATATTTTTGAAGGGTCATTTCCATCATTCGTCAATTGAAAACGGGCATCCGTCAATTGGTCACCTAAACTTTGCCCCAAATTTAACATCTTTAGAACGTTTTAACCCAAATCTTAAAAAATGTACACCTATGAATACTGTAAAAGATCATATGGCCTTCAGAAAGTTAAAAATTGAGTGCTCTTTTATGCGACCGGTTTTAACACCCGAAGAATACGAAATATTAAATGAGTTCGGTGCATGGATGAATGCCCTTTACGATGGCACTTTGACACCACTGACCAAAAAACAGGAGGAGTTTTGCCAAAATCTTGACACTGATGCACCCCCTACCGAAAAGTATGCGAGGATTTTTTGGTTGTACTTGAAAAGGAAGGAACTTTTTAAGCAAAACAAACTGAGCAATCAAAAAAAGCTTATGAAAGATGATAGGGAGGATTGGAAGAAAATAAGAAAAATGAGGTTCTTGATATGCAGCCTTATGGTCTTAGGTTTTACTTGGGTATCCGCTCAGGGCAAATCGTTATCCCATCAATTGTGGGAACGGGTTAAAGATTGTCAAGCCTTACTTGATGACACCGACAATGGTGAAAAACTTGATTTTAACAAGATTGATGACTCCAAAAACGGATACTTAAAAATATGGGGCAGCTACCCTACTTGCGGATGTACCTGCAGCTCAACTGTTGGGGCTTACCGGGACATCCATGGAGGATACACCTTCCTCCAAAAAGAAGAATCCTCTTGTGACTGGCGAAAGTCAATCTCATCCAACAAAGATTTGGCCGTAATCCTTCCTGATAGTTTTGATATTCGTGTTTTTTCCAAAAGCCAAGCACTCATAAAACCCAAGTATGCTCTTTTTTTCTTGGATGTGGAGATACCGAGATTTGGAACTGACACCAAATTCACATTAAAACTTATTCCCTTTGGGATTTTAAAACCAGAGGAAAATTCCTTGATTACTTATAATTATTCAGAATACAATATAGGGAAGGAAAAAAACGCCATCGCTCCGAAATTCATTCAAAATCTAAAGCATATAGTGGCTAAAATCAATGATGGCAAAACCTTAATGCATTTATTGAACAAAAACTATGACAGCATCAACCCAAACGACAAAAAATACATCGAACAAAATGTTCTCGGGAAGGCTTCATCAAATCGTATCAAATCATTGGATGAACTAACCGAAACGCTAATCCTACTTAAAAATGCGTACGATGTTTATTCAGAATTAGATTTTATGTCGGTTATGATGAAATGGAACAAGGAAAAAGGAAGGTTTGAGATTAAATCTAAAGGTGATTTACCTAAACCCGTTTCATTTAAAGAATTCATTTTGGAAAATGAATTCTGGGTGCCCGTCTGTTGAAAAGCACAGTAATCAATCCCTACGGCGTACTATTGCTTACCTGCAACAACTTGCCGTTGTAGAGTTTTTGCCCTGTCAATGCAAAATCCTTGATGTAGGTCGCCATCTCTAAGGCGGTGACGGGGGCTTTGTACCCTGGAAAGGCTTCCTCCAACATTTCGGTCTGTACCGCGCCCAAGGCCAACACATTAAAACTGGGTCCGGTTTCTTTGTACTCCTCGGCCAACAGTTCGGTTAGCGTAATCACGGCCCCTTTGCTGGAACTGTATGCGGATAGTCCCGGAAACTTCATGCTGCCCTGCACGCCACCCATGGAGCTCACCGTTACCACATGCCCTTGCTGACCCATCATAGGCAAAACGGCTCTTGTCATTTCGGCCACACCAAAGACATTTACTTTGTAAACCCTTTCAAATTCTTCCGTAGTCGTTTCAGAAAATGGCTTGTTCAGCAAGCTGCCTGCATTATTAATTAGTACGTCCACCACATGCCAATCTTCCAAAAAGCCCAATAGCTTTTGATAGTCCTTTGGATTGCCCAAATCAAAGGGAAAGGAGTCCACATTGGGCAAATTGAGCTTCTTTACCGGTGCTTCATTACGGGACAAGGCCAACACTTGATGTCCTTCCCGCGCAAAAAGCTTAACCAGTTCAAATCCTATTCCCCTACTCGTTCCTGTTATTATGATATTGGCCATATGTTATTGCATTTATGATTCCCGAGAAATCGGGAATCTGTAAAAACCTTCACACCTTACCTGTCTGCCCATACATCCGCCAGAAGCTCGATGTGATACTTTAAACTTAGTTTAACTTAATTTCTTGATTGGCTGCGTTGGCTATTTTTTCTATGACCGGAATGGTTTTGTTCACCACAGTAGACATGTGTTCAAAATCCATTAACCCCGCTTCATCCCCAGGTTTGTGGTAATACGCGAAATTGGTGAAATCAAACGTGCAGAAGGTATGCGAAGGCACACCAAACTCTTGATGAAACGGAAAATTATCCGACCGCTGATACAGATTGAACTCCTTTGCAGTGGGCAGGAAACCTACTAGATTTTCTCCGGCATAGGTGTTACTGACCTCTGCCAAATTGGACATTTCATATCCTGTGATGTACATTAAATAATCTTTGTCCTGCATGGGTACCCCTGTCATTTCAAAATTGAGCATGGTGTAGAGATTCAACCCCTCTTCTTTGAGCTTCTTGGCCAAATGCTTTGATCCCAACAAGCCTTTTTCTTCGGCACTGAACAAGGCAAAAATAAGGCTGCGCTTATTGGTTTGCTGTGTCCCAAAATAACGGGCCATTTCCAAAACACTAATGGTTCCCGAAGCATTGTCATTGGCCCCATTGGCAATGGGGTCACCATTTTCGGGATTTACAACTCCAATATGGTCATAGTGCGCGCCAATCAAAATAAATTCATCTTTTAGCTCCGGATCGTTACCCTCTATCATACCCACTAGATTATAAGATGGCTTTTGAAAATTGGAAAGGGTGTCCCTGTAACTTTCAAAATAAGGGGTAAGCCCATACGACTTGAAGTAGTTTTCGATATAAACAGCTGCCATTTCAATGCCTTCGCTTCCCGCTTCCCTACCCTTAAGGTCGTCGCTTGCCAAGTAGTTCATCATTTCACCAATTCGGTCAGCAGTAGTTGGAGCAAAAGGGGTTTGGGTCATTTGACCAGAACCGCAACTTACCATAATAAGTGCGGCAAAAATAGAATACAATAGTTTCATTCCTGTTGTTTTTTGAATGTTCTAAAGATAAAAAAAGCATCCCGAAAAGGATGCTTTCTATGTGTAAGTTATGGAATGTCTATGCCAACATGGTCACTGGATTTTCCAAGTATGCCCTCAACGTTTGAAGGAACTGGGCTCCAGTAGCACCATCAACGGTTCTGTGGTCACAAGCCAAAGTAACTTTCATGGTACTTCCCACGACGATTTCCCCATTTTTCACAACGGGTTTCTCTACAATGGCTCCGACAGATAGAATGGCCGAGTTAGGCTGATTGATAATGGAAGTAAACTCCTGAATGCCAAACATACCTAAGTTAGAAACCGTGAAGGTACTTCCTTCCATTTCTTCTGGCTTGATTTTTTTGCTTCTCGCCCTACCTGCCAAATCTTTTACGGAACTTCCCAATTGGCTCAAGGTCATCTGGTCCGCAAACTTGATCACGGGAACCACCAAACCTTCATCCACGGCTACGGCTACGCCCATGTGCACATGATGCTTGTAAATGGTAGTGTCGCCATTCCAAGTCGTGTTTACTTGAGGGTGCTTTTTAAGGGCCATAGCGCATGCTTTCAACACCATATCGTTGAACGACACCTTGGTGTCGGGCAAATTATTGATTTGCGCACGGGATGCTTTTGCATTGTCCATATCCACCTCGATGGTAAGATAGTAATGTGGCGCAGTAAATTTGGACTCGCCCAAACGCTTGGCTATCACCTTGCGCATGGTGGAGTTTTTCACTTCTTCCACACTTTCCTCTCCCACAGGCAAGTTCACTGGAGCTACCGGTGCAGCAGCTTCTGCAGCTTTATCGGATGCAGTTGGTGCAGCTGGCTGTGCCGAAGGCTTGAAGTTTTCAATGTCTTTTTTGACAATTCTACCATTATCGCCCGTACCTTTTACATCGGCCAGGTTGATGCCTTTCTCATCGGCAATCTTTTTGGCCAAAGGTGAGGCAAATATGCGCTGACGGTCCTGTGCGGTAGTTGTCGTTGCTTCTTTTTGGGAAGTATCTTCGGATGTT is drawn from Flagellimonas sp. MMG031 and contains these coding sequences:
- the pafA gene encoding alkaline phosphatase PafA, with protein sequence MRTTNLILSVLALSMISLTYGQRRKNAAPEPLPAPIAHQPKLVVGIVVDQMRYDYLTRFWNQYGEGGFKRLVNEGFNCKNNHFNYAPTSTGPGHTSVYTGTTPAVHGIIGNDWFDKELGKDVYCAGDDAYESVGTTSDLGKMSPHRMLTTTITDQLRLHTQMRGKVIGVALKDRGAILPAGHTANAAYWFEGGETGNWITSSYYMDELPQWVADFNASDKVEAYKKPWTTLKPIETYVESGLDANNYEGLQKGETSNAFPHDLPAIWDQNGQFDLIRRSPYGNSITADFALAALEGEDLGADTITDFLAISFSSTDYVGHFFGVNSKEIEDTYIRLDQDLERILSTLDEKVGKGEYTVFLTADHAAIHVPSFLMDAKIPAGYLDMGGMREKFNTFLQYTYGTTDVVRDLSNYQLFLDHTILANLDIDLDDAQEAIAKELLSYEGIAQVYTGHQMWENEYTKGIPYILQNGYNQKRSGDVLLVPNVGFISYSRTGSTHGSPQIYDTHVPLLLYGKGIQQGSTVNRTEISDIAPTIATLLGIAFPNGTTGQPIGEVLKFD
- a CDS encoding ABC transporter permease — translated: MKYLAAIGKYFIMVWEVFKKPTKWGIMKTLILKEIDELIFGAMGIIIFISFFIGGVVTIQTALNLNNPLLPKSLIGFATRQSVILEFAPTFTSIIMAGKVGSYITSSIGTMRVTEQIDALEVMGINSLNYLVFPKIIATMMYPFAVAISMFVGILGGWVAAVFGGFAPSGDFIQGLQMDFDSYHVTYAFIKSVVFAFVIATVPSYHGFYMTGGALEVGKASTTSFVWTSVVIIIANYVLTQLLLG
- a CDS encoding ATP-binding cassette domain-containing protein, whose product is MIQVENIHKSFGDNHVLKGISTEFEKGKTNLIIGQSGSGKTVFIKCLLGLFEPDEGNIYYNGNCYSELSIKERRNLRQEMGMVFQGSALFDSMTVEGNVMFPLDMFTNQSQSEKQDRVDFVLKRVNLVDAHKRYPAEISGGMQKRVAIARAIVMNPKYLFCDEPNSGLDPKTAMLIDNLIQEITQEYDITTVINTHDMNSVMEIGEKIIFLKNGLKEWEGTNKEIFKTDNEAVTNFVYSSELFKKVRQMYIEERN
- a CDS encoding DUF389 domain-containing protein, whose amino-acid sequence is MSEDQKQVDTSPGQDSGDEVKKDFKGLLGSVRKFLSDLLEIRSNTDAAATKESIIADIPFKGHTSWILVCSIFIASIGLNANSTAVVIGAMLISPLMGPILGMGMSLAINDIDTLRRSLKNFTVMVTLSVITAFLFFYLFPLRDESSELLARTKPDIRDVLIAFFGGLALVIARAKKGTIASVIFGVAIATALMPPLCTVGFGLAIGKPWYAAGAMYLFIINTIFIGLATFLVIKFLRFPMVRYANSQRRRLIARLASITGILVMIPAGFTFYNVFQESLFMKQAQSFLQETVEIYQFEGAGRYVDNLTKLEYVDDGTSLIEVVFMGDEAVPENVVNTWRTQKNQYNRLKDAELHIIQGGKDDSEEKFNYVSELYEKNKAELLNKDEQIRLLEEELASLTKNTGKQIPFQNISAEAKANYQNIESLGFSYQLRTDFKKVDTIPVFEVDWKNGVSASEKQADTKKMLAWLKLRLQDSTLVIKEAN
- a CDS encoding mannose-1-phosphate guanylyltransferase, with translation MNKNYYAILMAGGVGSRFWPVSTSANPKQFHDMLGTGKTLIQKTFDRLNRFIPTENILILTNERYNDLVLEQLPMVKQDQVVLEPAMRNTAPCILYASLKIQKMNPNAVIIVAPSDHWIEDEAAFENDVIACFDKCQQEKALCTLGIQPTFPNTGFGYIEFEKGSDDNLKKVSQFREKPDYETAKEFLAQGNFLWNAGIFMWSVETIVNAFKKYQRDQYALFEKGISAYNTAKETTFIQENYAKAENISIDYAILEQSKSIYTLPATFDWNDLGTWGALYDKLDKDPNENAVVNAKTLLENAKGNMIRTPKDKVVVVDGLEDYIIVDKEDVLLIYPKDKQQDIKKVLNQVKDSFGDQFA
- a CDS encoding SprT-like domain-containing protein; translation: MEMTLQKYLPELAVAPCFELIKTHGVHLKIVNHRVTRHGDYRRLPNGLHLITVNASLNKYRFLITLVHEIAHLVAFESYGRRIKPHGMEWKRTFQHLMVPFIRPEVFPSQLLPIIANHFKNPKASSSTDARLSIALKAFDEEEREHQYVYELPAGSVFRLYNGRLFKKGNKKVKRYECVELSTGRVYLFQPNAEVELVE
- the maoP gene encoding DUF413 domain-containing protein, whose translation is MNTVKDHMAFRKLKIECSFMRPVLTPEEYEILNEFGAWMNALYDGTLTPLTKKQEEFCQNLDTDAPPTEKYARIFWLYLKRKELFKQNKLSNQKKLMKDDREDWKKIRKMRFLICSLMVLGFTWVSAQGKSLSHQLWERVKDCQALLDDTDNGEKLDFNKIDDSKNGYLKIWGSYPTCGCTCSSTVGAYRDIHGGYTFLQKEESSCDWRKSISSNKDLAVILPDSFDIRVFSKSQALIKPKYALFFLDVEIPRFGTDTKFTLKLIPFGILKPEENSLITYNYSEYNIGKEKNAIAPKFIQNLKHIVAKINDGKTLMHLLNKNYDSINPNDKKYIEQNVLGKASSNRIKSLDELTETLILLKNAYDVYSELDFMSVMMKWNKEKGRFEIKSKGDLPKPVSFKEFILENEFWVPVC
- a CDS encoding SDR family oxidoreductase, producing the protein MANIIITGTSRGIGFELVKLFAREGHQVLALSRNEAPVKKLNLPNVDSFPFDLGNPKDYQKLLGFLEDWHVVDVLINNAGSLLNKPFSETTTEEFERVYKVNVFGVAEMTRAVLPMMGQQGHVVTVSSMGGVQGSMKFPGLSAYSSSKGAVITLTELLAEEYKETGPSFNVLALGAVQTEMLEEAFPGYKAPVTALEMATYIKDFALTGQKLYNGKLLQVSNSTP
- a CDS encoding M28 family peptidase, producing MKLLYSIFAALIMVSCGSGQMTQTPFAPTTADRIGEMMNYLASDDLKGREAGSEGIEMAAVYIENYFKSYGLTPYFESYRDTLSNFQKPSYNLVGMIEGNDPELKDEFILIGAHYDHIGVVNPENGDPIANGANDNASGTISVLEMARYFGTQQTNKRSLIFALFSAEEKGLLGSKHLAKKLKEEGLNLYTMLNFEMTGVPMQDKDYLMYITGYEMSNLAEVSNTYAGENLVGFLPTAKEFNLYQRSDNFPFHQEFGVPSHTFCTFDFTNFAYYHKPGDEAGLMDFEHMSTVVNKTIPVIEKIANAANQEIKLN